The genomic window acttaaaaaGCAAATAGTATCATTATTGTTTAACAATAAAGTTTACATTTCcatagaaatttcaaaaaatcgGATACCCATAATTTTCGAGGTGGACTATCATAAtcaactctaattattttatttttctagcATTGATTAGTGTTCACAATAATGGCATAAAGCAGACGCATTAACTTTTGTAATTGGGGTTTTACCTTTCGTTTTcactttaattattttaactaatCCTTTTTACAAGACCCATAAAgaacaaaagtcaaaataatCGATAGTCTCAAAAAGTCAAGAATCTCTCACACACTCATTATGAACACGCACCACCAAACAACACTTCCATTGATCCTCATAATAATCTCCACCAATACTCATTTCCCTCTTGGATTCTTCAAACTCCTCTCTGAAAGTTCTCATTTTTGGTTTACATTTCCTTTGAGTCCACTGTTACTTACTAAAATGGTGAGcaaatggaagaagatgaagctaGCTTTGAGTTTGAATCTCTGCAACTATCTCCCCAGAACCCTCGAGGAGGAACCACCATCATTGGCTTTGAATTCCGCTGAGACATTATCAGATGCTGCTTTGCTCTCTCCTCTTAACTGGCCCATGACTCCAACACCTTCTTCTTACCGTCGAAGGTTGTCCAGAAGTAGCAGCAAATCGTCAAAGGTTTGTTTCATCATGACCCATATTCTCAAATCTCTTTAATTCCAAGAAAGATTGCTACTTTTGGTTCCTGAAATACTGACCTGTTCTTTGTGGTTCATGAGTTTGTCTTGGATAAGTCGTTTGCTCTGCTTTCGAGCTATTGTGTGTAGTTAGTTGTAATGAAGAAGAGCATTGTGTCTACTTGGAAGTCCTATTTTTGTATCAGTTAAGCCTTATATTCCTTATAGAACATTTATCATCAACTTTGCCCTGTTTAAAATAGAATATAGTACTTTGTCTCCAAAGATCATggactctttcttcttttagatttttgtgGTAGTTGGTTTCTTTAAATAGCACTTGGTCTCATGTGAgattctttgtcttcttctgatgatctttctctcttttttttcctactttcTTAAACAGCAGACTTGCTCTATATGCTTGAACAAGATGAAAGAAGGTTGTGGACATGCAATTTTCACAGCGGAGTGCTCGCAcatgtttcattttcattgcATTGCTTCGAATGTGAAACATGGCAACCAAGTTTGCCCAGTGTGCCGAGCTAAATGGAAGGAAATCCCTATACAGAAGCCGAGTTTGGATCTTCCTTATTACCCCTTTGACAGGTGCAATAATGATGCAGCCATTAGCCTTTTCCGCTGCTTACCTCCTTCTCAACGAGCTATAACCCAAGGGCATCCCGAGCCAGCTACtttcgatgatgatgaacgGTTAGAAGAGCAGATTGTTTTTGATGGTGAAACTGAAGtcttgaagaaggagaaccgTGATTATGTGCGAATGATGGACATGAAAGTGTATCCAGAGGTCTCAGCTGTACCACAATCCAAGTCTTGTGAGAATTTTGATGTACTAGTGCATCTCAAAGCAGTTACTGGTGATCAGATTTCTCAGTATCGCCGAGCGCCAATTGATTTAGTTACAGTGCTAGACATCAGTGGTAGTATGGGAGGAACTAAGCTAGCACTTCTGAAACGAGCAATGGGTTTTGTGATTCAAAATCTTGGGTCCAGTGATAGGCTCTCAGTGATTGCTTTCTCTTCAACAGCTCGACGTCTCTTCCCTTTAACCCGAATGTCTGATGCTGGAAGACAGCTAGCCCTTCAAGCTGTTAACTCACTGGTTGCAAATGGTGGGACCAATATTGTCGATGGTCTTAGAAAAGGTGCCAAGGTTATGGAAGATAGGCTAGAAAGAAATTCTGTTGCCAGCATTATCCTTTTGTCTGACGGGCGAGATACATATACTACGAACCATCCTGATCCAAGTTACAAGGTGATGCTTCCTCAGATTTCTGTTcactcttttggttttggatcagATCATGATGCTTCAGTGATGCACTCAGTCTCTGAAGTCTCTGGTGGAACCTTTTCTTTCATTGAAAGTGAGTCTGTGATCCAGGATGCTCTTGCACAGTGCATTGGTGGACTTTTAAGCGTTGCAGTGCAGGAGCTACGAGTAGAAATTGAAGGTGTGAGCCCAAATGTTCGACTTAGCTCGATAAAAGCTGGGAGTTACTCTAGCCTTGTAACTGGTGATGGCCACTCAGGGTTGGTTGATCTTGGTGATCTTTATGCTGATGAAGAGAGGGATTTCTTGGTTTCTATCAACATCCCTGTTGAGGAAGATGGACATACACCATTGCTAAAGCTGAGATGTCTCTACATTAATCCCTTGACAAAGGAGATTACAACGCTTGAAAGTCACGTGCTTCAGATTCGAAGACCAGAATATGTTGCTGAAGAAAAAGTTGTTCCCATCGAAGTGGTCAGGCAAAGAAACAGATTCCTAGCTGCAGAGGCAATGGCCCAAGCAAGAACTTTAGCAGAGCATGGAGATTTAGAGGCAGCCGTTAAAGCCATTGAGAATTTTAGATTGGTTTTGGCAGAGACGGTTGCAGCAAAATCATGTGACAGGTTTTGTGTTGCTTTGGACTCGGAACTGAAGGAAATGCAAGGTAGAATGAGGAGTAGTCACATGTACGAGGCATCGGGAAGAGCTTATATTCTTTCTGGACTTAGCTCACACTCATGGCAAAGAGCAACAGCGAGGGGAAATTCAAGGGACAGTTCGAGCTTTGTCCAGGCTTATCAGACTCCATCAATGGCTGAGATGCTGCGTCGATCACAGGCCATGTTTCTAGTTAGTCCATCACATCATAGACTCATTCAGCCCTTGCTCTCTTTTGCTTCACAACCAAAGCCAAGGTAAAGAACAAATTTTGACATCAATCCAATGCTTATGTACAAGTAGTTACGTAGCAAGCTTAAACTTGTTTTGTCTGTAAAGAAACAACCACAAGCAGTCGAAACAATTGGAGGAATGTAAGATAGATATATAATGAATACTGGGTTTAGAGTTTGGGAATATCTTTTGTATTAGAACTTCATTGCCTATATATACTCGAAACTCACAAATTGCACATACATATAACTACTACACAGCAACATTAACACATTACATAACAAGAACCCAACACAAAAGGAGACACCGAGACAGAAGAGAAGACACTATTCTCCAGCTAATGTTCTTGgcaaaatgaaagaaaaaataaaaatttctagCAAAATAATTTCCCGAGGGAAATGTTAAAATGGTATCTcttcatgaatcatgatctaCCTTTCTTCATCCTTGCATCTCTCTGGTTTCGGAAGTGGCTAAGAAGTTGCTGTGCCTGCAAAGAACAGTACTATTCAGATATCTCGATCAATAAGAAACTGAACTTGGTGTGTTTTCGTGTAACcgcagaagaagaatataGTATATACCTTCTCTTTTGCTCTCTGTGTACCAGACTGAGACAAGGCAACAAGCGGAGGTATGGCGCCTTCTTGCAAGACCAGAGTGCAAAACTTGGGACTGTTCAGACACAACTGAAGCAGCACAGAAGCTGCattctctttccctctctGAGATCCTAAGTCAACAGTTTCAACAAGTAATGGAATCCCACCTTCCCTCACGATGGCTTGACGCCCTTCTCCAACTGCAGAAAGATTTGCAAGAAGAGCAACTGCTTTATCAACCATCTCTAAATCTGGGTCTAACAGCTCCACAAGGTACTTAACCGCCTTAGCTTGCACGATACGGGCCTTGTTATCATGAGTAATCGATAGATTGAACAAAGCAGAGGCGGCGTCTTTCTTTCCTCTAAATGTTCCTTTACCAAGAAGATTCACCAGAGCTTGTATCGCTGCGTTAGACTGGCCTATTCGTTCTCTGTTGACCTGCAGAACAGACAGACTGAACAATGATGCTGCTGAATTCTCTTTGGCTCTGTCATTTCCTGTGTTCAAAACATGAACAAGCGGTTCTATCGCCCCGACTT from Arabidopsis thaliana chromosome 3, partial sequence includes these protein-coding regions:
- a CDS encoding Zinc finger (C3HC4-type RING finger) family protein; this translates as MNTHHQTTLPLILIIISTNTHFPLGFFKLLSESSHFWFTFPLSPLLLTKMVSKWKKMKLALSLNLCNYLPRTLEEEPPSLALNSAETLSDAALLSPLNWPMTPTPSSYRRRLSRSSSKSSKQTCSICLNKMKEGCGHAIFTAECSHMFHFHCIASNVKHGNQVCPVCRAKWKEIPIQKPSLDLPYYPFDRCNNDAAISLFRCLPPSQRAITQGHPEPATFDDDERLEEQIVFDGETEVLKKENRDYVRMMDMKVYPEVSAVPQSKSCENFDVLVHLKAVTGDQISQYRRAPIDLVTVLDISGSMGGTKLALLKRAMGFVIQNLGSSDRLSVIAFSSTARRLFPLTRMSDAGRQLALQAVNSLVANGGTNIVDGLRKGAKVMEDRLERNSVASIILLSDGRDTYTTNHPDPSYKDALAQCIGGLLSVAVQELRVEIEGVSPNVRLSSIKAGSYSSLVTGDGHSGLVDLGDLYADEERDFLVSINIPVEEDGHTPLLKLRCLYINPLTKEITTLESHVLQIRRPEYVAEEKVVPIEVVRQRNRFLAAEAMAQARTLAEHGDLEAAVKAIENFRLVLAETVAAKSCDRFCVALDSELKEMQGRMRSSHMYEASGRAYILSGLSSHSWQRATARGNSRDSSSFVQAYQTPSMAEMLRRSQAMFLVSPSHHRLIQPLLSFASQPKPR
- a CDS encoding Zinc finger (C3HC4-type RING finger) family protein, with translation MNTHHQTTLPLILIIISTNTHFPLGFFKLLSESSHFWFTFPLSPLLLTKMVSKWKKMKLALSLNLCNYLPRTLEEEPPSLALNSAETLSDAALLSPLNWPMTPTPSSYRRRLSRSSSKSSKTCSICLNKMKEGCGHAIFTAECSHMFHFHCIASNVKHGNQVCPVCRAKWKEIPIQKPSLDLPYYPFDRCNNDAAISLFRCLPPSQRAITQGHPEPATFDDDERLEEQIVFDGETEVLKKENRDYVRMMDMKVYPEVSAVPQSKSCENFDVLVHLKAVTGDQISQYRRAPIDLVTVLDISGSMGGTKLALLKRAMGFVIQNLGSSDRLSVIAFSSTARRLFPLTRMSDAGRQLALQAVNSLVANGGTNIVDGLRKGAKVMEDRLERNSVASIILLSDGRDTYTTNHPDPSYKDALAQCIGGLLSVAVQELRVEIEGVSPNVRLSSIKAGSYSSLVTGDGHSGLVDLGDLYADEERDFLVSINIPVEEDGHTPLLKLRCLYINPLTKEITTLESHVLQIRRPEYVAEEKVVPIEVVRQRNRFLAAEAMAQARTLAEHGDLEAAVKAIENFRLVLAETVAAKSCDRFCVALDSELKEMQGRMRSSHMYEASGRAYILSGLSSHSWQRATARGNSRDSSSFVQAYQTPSMAEMLRRSQAMFLVSPSHHRLIQPLLSFASQPKPR
- a CDS encoding Zinc finger (C3HC4-type RING finger) family protein (Zinc finger (C3HC4-type RING finger) family protein; FUNCTIONS IN: ubiquitin-protein ligase activity, zinc ion binding; CONTAINS InterPro DOMAIN/s: Zinc finger, RING-type (InterPro:IPR001841), Zinc finger, C3HC4 RING-type (InterPro:IPR018957), von Willebrand factor, type A (InterPro:IPR002035); BEST Arabidopsis thaliana protein match is: Zinc finger (C3HC4-type RING finger) family protein (TAIR:AT2G38970.1); Has 35333 Blast hits to 34131 proteins in 2444 species: Archae - 798; Bacteria - 22429; Metazoa - 974; Fungi - 991; Plants - 531; Viruses - 0; Other Eukaryotes - 9610 (source: NCBI BLink).), with the translated sequence MVSKWKKMKLALSLNLCNYLPRTLEEEPPSLALNSAETLSDAALLSPLNWPMTPTPSSYRRRLSRSSSKSSKQTCSICLNKMKEGCGHAIFTAECSHMFHFHCIASNVKHGNQVCPVCRAKWKEIPIQKPSLDLPYYPFDRCNNDAAISLFRCLPPSQRAITQGHPEPATFDDDERLEEQIVFDGETEVLKKENRDYVRMMDMKVYPEVSAVPQSKSCENFDVLVHLKAVTGDQISQYRRAPIDLVTVLDISGSMGGTKLALLKRAMGFVIQNLGSSDRLSVIAFSSTARRLFPLTRMSDAGRQLALQAVNSLVANGGTNIVDGLRKGAKVMEDRLERNSVASIILLSDGRDTYTTNHPDPSYKDALAQCIGGLLSVAVQELRVEIEGVSPNVRLSSIKAGSYSSLVTGDGHSGLVDLGDLYADEERDFLVSINIPVEEDGHTPLLKLRCLYINPLTKEITTLESHVLQIRRPEYVAEEKVVPIEVVRQRNRFLAAEAMAQARTLAEHGDLEAAVKAIENFRLVLAETVAAKSCDRFCVALDSELKEMQGRMRSSHMYEASGRAYILSGLSSHSWQRATARGNSRDSSSFVQAYQTPSMAEMLRRSQAMFLVSPSHHRLIQPLLSFASQPKPR
- a CDS encoding Zinc finger (C3HC4-type RING finger) family protein (Zinc finger (C3HC4-type RING finger) family protein; FUNCTIONS IN: ubiquitin-protein ligase activity, zinc ion binding; CONTAINS InterPro DOMAIN/s: Zinc finger, RING-type (InterPro:IPR001841), Zinc finger, C3HC4 RING-type (InterPro:IPR018957), von Willebrand factor, type A (InterPro:IPR002035); BEST Arabidopsis thaliana protein match is: Zinc finger (C3HC4-type RING finger) family protein (TAIR:AT2G38970.1); Has 4339 Blast hits to 4316 proteins in 749 species: Archae - 84; Bacteria - 1602; Metazoa - 1164; Fungi - 180; Plants - 555; Viruses - 5; Other Eukaryotes - 749 (source: NCBI BLink).), producing MVSKWKKMKLALSLNLCNYLPRTLEEEPPSLALNSAETLSDAALLSPLNWPMTPTPSSYRRRLSRSSSKSSKTCSICLNKMKEGCGHAIFTAECSHMFHFHCIASNVKHGNQVCPVCRAKWKEIPIQKPSLDLPYYPFDRCNNDAAISLFRCLPPSQRAITQGHPEPATFDDDERLEEQIVFDGETEVLKKENRDYVRMMDMKVYPEVSAVPQSKSCENFDVLVHLKAVTGDQISQYRRAPIDLVTVLDISGSMGGTKLALLKRAMGFVIQNLGSSDRLSVIAFSSTARRLFPLTRMSDAGRQLALQAVNSLVANGGTNIVDGLRKGAKVMEDRLERNSVASIILLSDGRDTYTTNHPDPSYKVMLPQISVHSFGFGSDHDASVMHSVSEVSGGTFSFIESESVIQDALAQCIGGLLSVAVQELRVEIEGVSPNVRLSSIKAGSYSSLVTGDGHSGLVDLGDLYADEERDFLVSINIPVEEDGHTPLLKLRCLYINPLTKEITTLESHVLQIRRPEYVAEEKVVPIEVVRQRNRFLAAEAMAQARTLAEHGDLEAAVKAIENFRLVLAETVAAKSCDRFCVALDSELKEMQGRMRSSHMYEASGRAYILSGLSSHSWQRATARGNSRDSSSFVQAYQTPSMAEMLRRSQAMFLVSPSHHRLIQPLLSFASQPKPR
- a CDS encoding Zinc finger (C3HC4-type RING finger) family protein (Zinc finger (C3HC4-type RING finger) family protein; FUNCTIONS IN: ubiquitin-protein ligase activity, zinc ion binding; CONTAINS InterPro DOMAIN/s: Zinc finger, RING-type (InterPro:IPR001841), Zinc finger, C3HC4 RING-type (InterPro:IPR018957), von Willebrand factor, type A (InterPro:IPR002035); BEST Arabidopsis thaliana protein match is: Zinc finger (C3HC4-type RING finger) family protein (TAIR:AT2G38970.1); Has 3702 Blast hits to 3682 proteins in 633 species: Archae - 43; Bacteria - 1268; Metazoa - 1054; Fungi - 175; Plants - 528; Viruses - 5; Other Eukaryotes - 629 (source: NCBI BLink).); translation: MVSKWKKMKLALSLNLCNYLPRTLEEEPPSLALNSAETLSDAALLSPLNWPMTPTPSSYRRRLSRSSSKSSKTCSICLNKMKEGCGHAIFTAECSHMFHFHCIASNVKHGNQVCPVCRAKWKEIPIQKPSLDLPYYPFDRCNNDAAISLFRCLPPSQRAITQGHPEPATFDDDERLEEQIVFDGETEVLKKENRDYVRMMDMKVYPEVSAVPQSKSCENFDVLVHLKAVTGDQISQYRRAPIDLVTVLDISGSMGGTKLALLKRAMGFVIQNLGSSDRLSVIAFSSTARRLFPLTRMSDAGRQLALQAVNSLVANGGTNIVDGLRKGAKVMEDRLERNSVASIILLSDGRDTYTTNHPDPSYKDALAQCIGGLLSVAVQELRVEIEGVSPNVRLSSIKAGSYSSLVTGDGHSGLVDLGDLYADEERDFLVSINIPVEEDGHTPLLKLRCLYINPLTKEITTLESHVLQIRRPEYVAEEKVVPIEVVRQRNRFLAAEAMAQARTLAEHGDLEAAVKAIENFRLVLAETVAAKSCDRFCVALDSELKEMQGRMRSSHMYEASGRAYILSGLSSHSWQRATARGNSRDSSSFVQAYQTPSMAEMLRRSQAMFLVSPSHHRLIQPLLSFASQPKPR